AATACTTGTTTGTTCGATTTCCCGCAATATCCTTCACTGGCAAGAATGGCAAATAAAGTTGCAAGCAGATCTTTCGCTTCTTCTTCTTTCATTTCATTCACACGTTTTGTAATTTCTTCAAATAGTTTTTTGCTCATTTGCCTGACACACCTCAACGTATGATAAAGTATATAGAAAAAGACTATGGGTGTATCCATTTCGTTCGTCATCTGGAAAATTTTTTCGATACACCCGCTTCTCATCAGCATCTCTCCCCACCGTAAAGATGCCATGCTTTCCCATAAGCACGGAAAGCGCCCGTCCGTCAGCCCCAATCATCTTTATCCTTTTATCGGAAATGAGACAATCAATGGTGCTCTCGATAAAATTCCTGCAGCAATTGTCCATCTCTCCACATTTCAACCTTGTAAAATTTTTCTTCATTCAAATATACTTTGACCACTTCATAATCTGTACCAATATACTCATTCCAGATAACAGTTCCTTCTAGCTGATCGTCCAAAAAAACAACCGCATACATGATCACTTTACATTCACCCTTACTCTACAATATTCATAAACTAATAGAATCGCTATAAACGAAAGTCATTCCTATGAGAGTATTGCAGACAAACAGGCTTGCCAATGTGTGTACGTAAACCGAATCCAAATATCAGAATAGGCTATGGCGTAAAAATACGGAGACTAGGTAAATGCCCTTCCAGATAAAAACCTAAAACATAAGATATTTCATCTAACCTAGAAGGGAGAAATGATTATGTTCGGTACATTTGGCGGATATACACATTGGGCGATCGTATTCTTAATCATCTTCGTGCTGTTTTTCTTGTTAGTCCCTGGTGCAATGGGAGCAGGCGCTGCTTAACTTGTTAATGGAATAGCGAAAAAGAAAAAGACCAGCCAGTTTGCCTAACTGGTTGGTCTCTTGTCAAACGCATTCAAATCGGCTTTTTTCCAATACAACCATTCAATGTCAGAAAGCAAATTCATTCTAAATTCCGCTTTATGACTTCATCGTATAAATCAAGTGCGGAGGATTGTCTTTATTCAAGACGACTTCAACCGTTTTATGAGAGGTATCCCCTTTTACCTCGTATACTTTATCGCCGCTTTGCGTTTCGCCAATTTCTTTTTGATCCGTTTGAATGTTTTTAAATTCAGCCGTACCTGCAAATGTGTACGTATGCTTTTCTGTACTTAGCGTCTGGTAATTTTGTGATAGAATATATATTTCATTTGCCGATATCGTCTTTTTGAAAAATAAACCCTTGACAGCAAATACCGCTGCAATCAGCAAGGCTAAAGAAATCACGATGTTAAGATATTTTTTTCTCATCTGCGTCCCTTCTCCTTATTTTTTCATGTATCCATGGAATTCATCCATTCCAATCGCCAGTTTGCCACTGTTGACGAATTACAATCATATCCGAAATGCATGAATAAATCAAGATTTGAAGAATGCTATGTATAAATCTTTTGATGTTCGGTCATATTAGGAAAGACGGAAACAAACTTCCTCATGGCTGGGGGGATGTGTGATGAACACGTCAAGTGGAATTGACACATTTTTAACGGCTAAAGAAACTGGAGGGGTGTGCCTTGACACATTCAAATGTTTCTGAAGAAGTCGCACCGTCAACATAAAAGAGCCCGCGAATGGGCTCTTTTTGTGTGTGCCATTTTTGGCGCTAGCATTCTGGCTGGTTTGCACCAATCGCAATCCAAGATAAAAAGCCGTTTATTTCTTCAAAATTTTTCCTTCGAGATACTGTAATGGTTGCCGCTTCTTGCGTTTGCCCTTTCAATACTGCATAACAATTCGGATGATTCGTCATCGCAACAATCACATAATTTGAACTTGCAAACGGTTCTGCAAATTCAATCGCAACATCCCTCGATTCCGCCATATTCGGAATCTGAAATGGCGTCACGCCGAATTTCTGCAGAGGGTTTACGTTTACGATTGCTTTTGTAGTTGGAACCGGCATTGTTTCGTCAACGGCTGAAAGGTATGGTTCATTCGACGAAAGCAGCTTCACATCTGTCTCTTTCTGAGAATACTTGAGTATGGACAAACATTCAGGATCCAAATGATAGGGTTTGATCGCACCTGGGCTTATATGTGCCGATTGAATCGCTTCCGGCTGAATGTGTTTGGCATCAATAATCTCTTTGCTTAATTTTTCACTCGTAATGCTGCGAGGCGCAAGTTTGGTGTTCGTGATCAATTCGTCCTGCAAATGATTTGTCGAGATTGCAAATCTTTGAATATGCTGTTCGCAAATGCTGTTCTGTTTTAATTTTTCACCTGAAATCGACTCATCCGTCAAATGTTCCGTCAAAATCGAATCAGGTTTCAACTTCGAACCGTCGATCGCGCAATCTGCAAATTTTTCCGATGTTATGGAACCTTCTTGCAGATGATGTCCGCCTACCGCTCCTGTGTTGATATGATCGCTTTGGATCGCGTTTGCCTGAATATGCCTGCTGCCAATCGCTGCATCCGTTACATGATTTGTTGTTACAGCATCGTCCTTTATGTGACAAGCTTGAATAACGGCAGGCTGCAATTTTTCACTTGTGATACAATTGTCCAGCAAATGCTCTGACGTGACCGACACAGCCTTAAGTTTTTGCCCGTCTACCGACTGATCCGCCAATTTGCTGGTTGTAACTGAAACATCTGCGAGATGTTCCGTTCGAATCGCTTCTGCTTTTAGATGTTTTGCTTCGACAGCCTCTGTTTGAATGTGTCTGCCCGTAACGGCCTCTGTACTTAGCTTGTCGCTTGTTACGGATTTTGCGGCAAGTTTTGTGTTTGTCACCGATTCATCTTGAAGTTTGGCTTCCGATACAGATTGATCCTGCAAATGTTCTTCGGTTACCGATCCGCTGTCAATATGGCTTGCTTGGATCGCCTGATCCGCTATCTTTCCTGCTGTTACGATTCCATCTGCCAAATGATGTTTTTTTATTGCCTCGTCCGCAATTTTTGATGATTGTATCGACTGGTCTGCCAGCTTTTCCGGAGTAATGGAAAAGTCTTGTATTTTATCCGTTGTAATCCCTTGATTTTGTATGTGCTGCGTTTTGACTGCTTCCGTCTGTAAATGCAGATCCGTGATTGATTCGGCAGCAATATGTTTGCCTGTGATGGCAAACTGACTGATTTTATCACTCGTTACAGATTCTGCAGCAAGTTTTTCTGTAACGACAGAACCATTTTGAAAGTGATCCGTTGTAATGATCTGTGGCTGAAAATGTTCCGGTCCAATCGAGTATTGTTGAATGTGATGTGCCTGTATTGCGGCATCTGCGATTTTTTCACCCGAAATGGCTCCATTCGACAGATGCTGCTGTTTGATTGATTCGTTGGCTAATTTGGAAGATGTAATGACTTGATCCGCGAGCTTTTCACTTGTAACGGAAAAATCGATCAATTTATCTGTTGATACAGATTCTGAGGCCAGTTTTGCCGTTGTAATCACATGATCATTCAGATGCATCGTTTGAACGGCCCGTTCTTTTAAGTGTGCCAAACCAACGGATGCTTCTTGAATCTGTTCTTCTCCAACTGAATTTGCGTCCAACTGTTTATTTGTGATTGCACGATCTTGGATATGCCGGGTCTGTATGGCTTGCTCGCGAATATGATCAGATGCAATCGCGTGATCGGATAGATGCCATGTTTCGATGGAACCCGTTTGAAGTTTTTCTGCTGTAATGGATCCGTCTGCGATATGTCTCGTGTGAATGGCATGTTCCCGAATGTTGTCTGAATCAATTGCGTGTTTTGACAAATGTTCAAAGTGTACGGATTCCGGCGCCAATTGACTTGCTCCGACTGACCCCCGTGCCAAATGTTCCGTTCTGACTGCTTCATCTTGGATATGTTGTGTTCCGACCGCTTGATTCGTCAGGTGTTCATGCCGCACCGAATCTTTCGCCAATTTTTCCGCCCGTACAGCCTGATCTGCCAATTGCTCTACACCGACAGACGCATTGGCAAGATGCTCCGCTTGCACAGCTTTTTTTGCAATATGCTCGGAATCTATGCTGTTTGGGCATAAATGTTGGGATTGAACCGATTTATTTTGAATATGCGCGCCATTGATGGAAGCTTCCAAAATTTTTTCCGAAGTAATGGATCGTTCTTGCAAAAGCTTGTTTGTTATTGCTTTTTCTTGAATGTGATCCGTCTGAATCGCATGATGTACAATGTGTTTCGCTTCTACAGTTGATCGTGAAATCTTTTCGCCGGTTACGGAAGCATCGGCAAGATTATGTTGGTGGACAGCCGAGATGGCCAATTTCTCCATTGTTACGGATAAATTATCCAGTTTATCTGTAGTTATGGCGAGATTGTCAATTTTATCAGACGTGATTGTCAAATCGGCAAGATGATAATTTTTCACTGACTCCATGGCTAATTTTTCATCTGTAACAGCGAAATCCGCCAATTTCTCTGTTGTAACGGTTTGATTGCCGATATGCTTTGTTTCGATCACAGACAAAACGAGATGATCAGATGTTACAGAATGATTGGCGATATGATGTGAACGAACCGCCTGCTCGTTTAAATGATAATTTGTTATTGACAAAGGCTTTAACTGTTCGGTACCCACTGATTGTTCCGCCAACTTTTCCTCTGTTACCGCAGCATCTCTCAACTTCTCTGTGGTAACCGCTCCTTCGCCGATCTTTGCCGTAACGATGCAGCCGTGTTCCAAATGGTTTGCCTGGATGGTTCCGCTTCGAATCTTATTCCCTGTCACCGCTTGGTCTTGAATGAGTTCTGTTGTAACCACTTCTTTGTGAAGATGCTTCGATTCGATCGCTCCCTCGGCGATTTTGGCTGCGTCTAATATTTTATCCGCTAATTTATCTGATGTGATGCTGCTGTTTTCCAATTTCGATCCGGATATGGAACGATCCCTGATTTTTCTTCCGGTGATGGCGGAATCGACGAGATGCTCTTCCTCGATGCTCGCAACTGCGACCTTCCTTGCCGTGACACTATGATCGGCTAATTTTATCGATTGAATCGCGTAATCCGCTATTGCATCGGTATCTATGCTGTCCTGTTTAATTTTTTCACCGGTAATCGTCCGGTTTGCAATTTTTTCTCCTGTAATCGTTTGATCCACAAGATCATCCGTAAAAATAAACCCGGTTTTCTTCTCTTTTTCTCTTTCAGATCGAAGCGATTTATGTTGGTCTGGAATTTTATCAGGAATCTTAAATAGCTGTTGATGATCTGCCGCGTCCAAATAGATTTCTGTGTGTTTATTCGTCGCCCCGATCTCTTTCTTTGTATCTTTTTGTGAATTGGTGCCTTCCACAAGATGAAGCTGCGCCGGCAAATCATGGGAGATGTTTGATTGTTGCCGATTGTCAACAACATCCAAGTTGGTTTCCACATCTTTTTTTGTCTCTTTGCTCTCTTCCTTTGCTGCTTTTTGCGCAAGATTCGAACCAGCCACAAGATTCAACTGCTCTTGCTTTTTGCTTTCAAAACTTTCCTGTTCGTCCTCTTCGTCAAAATCGTCATCCGCATCTTCCAATTCATTCTCTATCTCTGCAGTCAACCATTCCGCCAACGACGGTTGATTCGTTTTTTTCGGCATGCGTTTGGCAATCGAACCGGATTTCCGTTTTTTCTTTTGCAACACACTTCTCATCCTTCCCATACATTTTATCCATGTATGATATTCACCTACCCAGTTCAGGTGTGATTGGGAAGTTATGATTCCATTTCGCTAATTCACTTGATGAAAATACTCACTGCCAGCCAAATCTTCCGGCAGCACTTCGTCTTCCGGCATAGTCAAACCTGCGAATGTATAAGCGTCTCTGACAAACCTTGCGCAAAGAAATCGATAGGATTTCTTCTGCCTCAGCATATAGTAAAAGAAGCGGGCAAATACATTCGACGTATCGAATGGATTTCTGATATAGGAACGTAAGAAAAACAAAATTCGGCCCTTTTGAAAATCATTCAATACGTCATTGTAACGATATACATCATATTCTTCCTTGTAAGCGGAAAGAAATCGATAGCACAAGTTTTGCAACCATTGAGCTTCTAAAACCCTTCCACAACCGATGTACATCGATACATACTGATATTTGCTTTTTGTGAGCCATTGAATCCATCTGGCTCTGCGAACAAATATCAAATCCCCAAGTTCTAATTTCAAATTTGCACCACGAACCACTATAAAATCGTCAGCCTGCCATTCCATACAATCACACCTCGTAATCAGTATTGGGAATGCTTTTCGGAATTCGTCTCAGAGTGGTTTGGTACGTATTTGTATAGTAAAAGCATTCGTTAAACTATATGTTTTTATGTGGATTGTCGATATAGCAAATGTACAATTTCCACAAACAAGGCAAGCCACTCGATTGACTGGCTTGTTTTGTAATTCGTATAACAATTGCTACTCCTTAGGATGAATCATCGCCTCCGGTCGAACCATCTGATCAAACTCTTGCCCGGTTAATAAGCCGCTTTTTACAGCTGCCGCTTTTAACGTAATGCCTTCTTTATAGGCAAGCTTTGCGATCGTTGCAGCCTTTTCGTACCCGATATACGGATTCAGGGCAGTTACCAGCATGAGTGAATCATTCAGGTGACGATTGATGACATCACGATTGGGTTCGATTCCGATGGCGCAATGATCATCAAAAGATCTCATGGCATCAGCGAGAAGTCTCGCCGATTGAAGAAAATTGTAGATAATCACTGGTTTAAATACGTTTAGTTCAAAGTTGCCCTGGCTCGCAGCAAATCCGATGGTCATATCATTTCCCAGTACTTGGCAAACAACCATCGTTAACGCTTCACTTTGCGTCGGATTCACTTTCCCCGGCATAATCGAGCTGCCCGGTTCATTTGCGGGAATCGCAATCTCCCCAATGCCGCAACGAGGGCCGCTGGCAAGCCATCTGACATCATTGGCGATTTTCATCAGATCTGCTGCCAATGCTTTGAGCGCACCATGGACGTACACGATGTCATCATGGCTTGTCAATGCATGAAACTTATTGGCTGCAGAAACAAATGGTTTGCCTGTTATGGCGCTGATTTCTTCCGCCGCCATGTTTCCGAATGCCGAATGTGTATTCAGCCCGGTGCCTACAGCGGTTCCCCCGATGGCAAGATCCTTCATCGATTGAACACTTGTTTGCAACATCTGCTTACATTTCTCTAACATGCGATGCCAGCCGCTGACTTCTTGCCCGAGGGTCAACGGTGTTGCATCTTGTAAATGCGTTCGTCCGATTTTAATGATATCGTCAAAATCCTCCATCTTTTGGCGGAACGTCTCTTGTAATTTGAACAAGGACGGCAATACCTGGTCTTCGATGGCGAGAACCCCAGCGATGTGCATGGCGGTAGGAAACGTGTCATTGGAACTTTGCGACATATTCACATCATCGTTAGGATGAATGCGGCTTTGACTGCCGTTTTGTTCCAGCCATTGATTTCCCCGGTGTGCAATCACTTCATTGACATTCATGTTGGATTGTGTTCCGCTTCCCGTTTGCCAAACGACAAGCGGGAAATGATCATCAAGTTCGCCGGCCAAAATTTCTTCCGCCGCTTTTACAATGGCAGTCGCCTTATCCGGTGCGAGTCTGCCCAGCTTTTGATTGGCGAGAGCGGCGCCTTTTTTCAAAATCGCAAACGCCCGGATCACTTCCAGCGGCATCCGTTCGGTTCCAATCCTAAAATTTTGGCTGCTCCGCTGTGTCTGCGCTCCCCATAATTTGTCAGCCGCTACTTGAATCTCGCCCATCGTATCGTGTTCCATTCTGTATTGCATGTTATACATCCCCCTAAAATATTATTATTTTTGTGTTTGAGAAATGAAACGAACCAATGCATATACTCCGGTCGTCCTTACTTTGGTTAGTTTTATCAATCATTTCTACAAAATGTATATAGGTGGTGGAACTATGTCTCTATCAAGAAAAATCATCCTGTTATTTAGTTGTTTGACTTTGTTGATCCTGTTTGTGTCGCTTGGATTCAGCTACGAACGCAGCCGTTCCATGATTATCGATTTGGAAAAAGATCGGGCGCTCTCCGTTGTTCACACATTAAATGCATCCATGAAACACGAAGATCTGACGAATTTGCAAGACTTGGTCATGCAAGTCAAGAAAAACGAACCCAATGTAAAAGAATTGTCCATGTATCGTCTTGACGGGCATGCATCCATCATTGCGGCCATTGATCAAAAGCAACTCGGTCAAAAGGCGGCCAAGGAAGATTTCCAAGCTGTAAAAACGAATCGGCCAATCGTATTGGTCAATGCCAACAGCATTGATGTGACTGCGCCTTTGCTTGTTCCCGGGAGTACGAAATATTCCGTCGGCATCGTATATTCGTTTAAAGACGAACTGGTAAAATTACGCACACATCTGTGGACAATTATCGGCATGGGGATTGGAATCATGTTGCTATCTTTTATTTTTATTTCCGTTTTCATTCAACGGATTGTAAAGCGGCCTTTGGCAAAATTAACGAACCTCGCAGAAAGTCTGGCTTTGGGACAGTTGGATATCGCAATCGAATCCGATCAACCAAGAAATGATGAGATCGGCCAGTTGACTCAGGCATTCCGAAGAATGGTTCATAACGTGGCCGCACTTATTCAGCAAATTTCCAACGCGTCCCAACAAGTGGCGGCAACGTCGCAGCGGCTGGCGGCGAATTCCGATGAATCCATGCTGGCAAGCGAAAAAATAGCCGTGAACGTACAGGAAATCGCCAAGCGGGCGCAGGGGCAGTTAACACATACATATCATACTTCGCAAATGATTGAAACGATCTCAGAATCCATTCATACCATGGCACAAAACAGTGATATCGTAACAGGAGCGGCTACAACTTCCGCCAATGTAGCCAAGAATGGAAAATCGATCATTGCAGACGCCATTCACCAAATCGAATCGGCAAATGAAACGGTACATGCTTCCGTGAATTTGATTCAATCCCTTGGCGAACGAACACAACAGATCGGGAGTATTATCGACATCATAACAAATATTGCAAACCAGACAAATTTGCTGGCTTTAAATGCTGCCATTGAAGCAGCGCGCGCAGGAGAACAAGGGCGGGGATTTTCCGTCGTGGCAAATGAAGTCAGGAAGCTGGCAGAACAATCAAATGCAGCCACCCAGCAAATTGCCGACATGATTCAAGAAATTCAGACGGAAACTGACCAAGTCATTATGAGAATTTCCGACAGCGCTGCACAGGCAAGTCAGGGATTGAACGCTACGTATAAAGCTCGCGAGGCGTTTGACGAACTGCTGAAAATGGTGGTAGAAGTGGATCATCAAATTCAAAACTCGGTAATGACGATCAAACATATGTCAGCAAATACAGAATCCATGATGAGCGCGATTCAATCTGTCGTTCAGGCAGCCGAGCAAATCTCCGTGAAAACACAAGAGGCAACGTCAAGTGCAGAACAAACGCATACATCAATGGAAGAAATCAGCGTATCTTCTGAAATGCTGGCAAACATGTCAAACTCTTTACAAACTACCGTCGAATCATTCAAAATGGAAACTGCCCAATAAATCAAGTCACTGAAAAGGAGTACATATGGAGCAAAAAATTTCACGGTTCGGACGCCGATTGTTGCTGTATATTCGTTGGATGATCGTCGCCTTGATTCTGCTCACTTTGTTTATCGGAGTCATCGGATTTGTCATAAAGTGGGGCGAAATTATCATCCATCCCGAACATTTTCTCGCCAACTTCCGGACGATTGCAGAGGATATTTTCTCACTTGTATTAATCTATGAAATCCTGGATTTGATTCGGACATTGTCTCCCAATCGACTGATGGATGTCCTGCTTACCGTTTTGGCAAGAAAGATTCTTTTGTCTACGAATGAAATACACTTGGCCATCGACGTGGCGGCATTTGTTGTGATTTTAATTCCAAGGCTGATTTTAATTTTCTTTTCTCGACGGTTCGAACAGCAGCAAACTACATCATAAGCATTCCATGAATACGTCTGAAACCGGCAATCCCATGCAAAGTTCCCGCTTCACTTGTCACGTGAAACGGGATCTTTTCCATTTACCGGACCGCTTGAAAAAAAACTTCCACCCCCCCATGTATTGTAGTGAATCAGCGTTTGCAGATCGAGCCGTTGCCCCCAGCCGACGCGTTCCAACACGGGAATTTCCGGAAAATAAGGGGTGTATCCGAGCGTTAAAATGGCAACAGGATCAATGGAATCCGGCATATGCAAAATTTCCCGGATGTTTTGTTTTTTATAAATGCTGACCCAGCCCAAAGCGACTCCTTCCGCCCGCGCTGCCAGCCAGATGTTTTCAATGGCGCAGGCGGTGGACATCAGATCCGTTTCCGGAATCGTGTTTCTTCCCAATACATGGGGCCCGCCGCGATTCGGATCATTCGTTACACAAATCGATAGCGGCGCTTGTGTAAGCCCTTCGACTTTCAGCCGAAGATAATAATCTTTTTGCAAATCTGCGTAGTGTTCCGCTGCTGACACACGTTCCCGTTCGACTTCTTCCTGAATGTTCTGCAAGATCTGTTTATCATGGATGATGATAAAACTCCAGGGCTGCATGTAGCCGACAGACGGAGCATGGTGAGCGGCTTGCAAAATCCGGCTGAGGACGTCTGCGGGAATCGGGTCCGGCAAAAAGACGCGGATATCCCGCCGCGCCAGGATGGCTTTGTAAACGGCTCGCCTTTCCTCTTCCGTAAAATCCTTTGGAATCGGGGAAACACGGGCATCCGTGGCATTTCCGAAAGGATCGTCTTCCTTATTCAAAAGATCCTCCTGGATGTTTTGCAAATGCGGATTTGTCACTCGGGCATCTGCAAACGTTGCCGTTTCCGCCAATACGTTACAGGCATTGCGGATGACAGGAAGCAGGAATAACCCTCCGGAGCCTTCCCCGAGACGCAGATTCCACTGGATGAGCGGCTGTAAATCCAGGCTTTGCAAAACATAGGAATGAGCAGGTTCAGCTGATTGGTGTGAAGCGATGAGAAAATCCTTGATCCCAGGTTTCAACCGTTCCGCCAACAGGGCCGCCGCGCCTGTGATCAAACCGTCGAGCACAATCGGGATCCGACGATTGGCTGCGGCAACCATCGCACCCGCCAGCGCAGCAATTTCAAACCCGCCCAATTTGGCAAGCACATCCCAAGGATCTGACAAAACCGGCTGGTTGACACAGATCGCCTCTGATACGACTCGTTGCTTCTGCGCTACTTGGTCGGCAGAAATGCCGGTGCCATGTCCGGCCACATCGGCAACCGGCAATTCCAGCATGACCGCGACCATGGCGGCAGATGCCGTCGTATTGCCGATGCCCATTTCGCCAAGCAACAGCAGATCATGGCCTGCTTCGATTGCTTGCTCGGCTGTTTCCATGCCGGCATACACAGCTTGATACGCTTGCTCTTTCGTCATGGCCGGGCCTTTTGTAAAATCCCTTGTGCCATTTGCCACTTTGCGCATTCGGCAATTCGGATGGCGAACACGTGTCCTTACACCGACATCCACCACGCACAAGTCCGCTTGCTCATTGCGCGCCAACACGCTGCTGACAGCTGTTCCCATGCAGATATTGACAGCCATCTCTTCTGTCACTTTCGCTTCATATCGAGATACTTCCGCAGTTTCGGCAACACCATGGTCTGCTGCAAAAATGATCGCAGCAGGTTTTTCGATCACCGGAATGGTTGTTCCGGTGATTCCGCTGATTTTCCCGATCAATTCTTCGATGAGCCCAAGGCTGCCAAGGGGCATTGTCAGGTTATTCAGCCGCTCTCTCGTCCGTTTCATCGAATGCCGGTCGAGACTGCCAATGCTTGCGACTCGTTTTTCGATTTCCTTTTGATAGTCCACCATTTTCGACTCCTCTGCGTTCGCTGCACAAGTATTCGAATCCTGAAAAAGCGATACAACATCGCAATATTTTTGAAAATTCAATTTGGCGAATCCAAGTTTTCTTTCGATAATCATTTGAAATTATCTTGTAGTTCTATATGTTTCACAGACTTGAATAAAACGTGCGACTGCGCCTGGATTTGACGCAAAATGCATATGGGTATACCCTGCCAGCAAATTGCCTTTGCTGTATCCCTCTTGCTTCGATCCGCGCAGGCCGGAAACTTCATAAGGCAGGCAGGCATTGTCGATGCCTCCCGGAAATTCAATGGTTGAATAATGAAACTCATGTCCCCGGATTCGCTCACCTTCCGCCAAAAGCAAGGAGTTCCGCATCCCTCGCACTTCCCGATATCCCAGCGCCGCCAGACGTTCCTGCATTTTCACCACTGCCGGTATGACACCGACCATCGGATGCTCGCGGCCTGCTCGATCCACGATCGCGTTTGTCAAAAACATGTATCCGCCGCATTCGGCAAACGTCGGCAATCCTTCGCCGATTCGTTTGCGAATGGCATGCAGCATTGTCGTATTTGCGCTTAATTGCGCCGCATATTCCTCGGGGAATCCGCCGCCGATGTAGAAACCGTCCGCATCCTCCGGAATACTTTCGTCTTCAAGGGGACGAAAATACAGCAATTGGGCGCCATACAACTCCAGCAGCTCCAAATTTTCCGGATAATAAAAATTAAACGCGCGGTCTTTCGCTACTGCAATTCTCACAGGTGCGGGATGCGGCTTTTGCACAAAGATGCGCGCACTCGGCGCCAGCATCGGCGGTGCCTGGCAAGCGATCTCATACAACTTTACCAGATCCACCGTTTCCGCAACGGCGGCTGCCAGCGCGTCAAACAGGGGATGCAGCTCGCCCCGCTCAATCGACGGGATCAAGCCCAAATGCCGCTCCGGTATGTCGATATCCATTCGTTTGGGCAGATATCCCAGTACCGGAACGCCACATTCTTTTTCGATCGCCGCTTTGACAATTTGGTAATGGCCGACACTGCCCACGCGGTTGACGAGGACACCGGCAATCGGCACATGCGGATCCAGTTTTTGAAATCCCAAAACGGTAGCCGCCGCGCTTCTGGCTTGACTCGCCACGTTCACGACCAACAGGAC
Above is a window of Fodinisporobacter ferrooxydans DNA encoding:
- a CDS encoding methyl-accepting chemotaxis protein: MSLSRKIILLFSCLTLLILFVSLGFSYERSRSMIIDLEKDRALSVVHTLNASMKHEDLTNLQDLVMQVKKNEPNVKELSMYRLDGHASIIAAIDQKQLGQKAAKEDFQAVKTNRPIVLVNANSIDVTAPLLVPGSTKYSVGIVYSFKDELVKLRTHLWTIIGMGIGIMLLSFIFISVFIQRIVKRPLAKLTNLAESLALGQLDIAIESDQPRNDEIGQLTQAFRRMVHNVAALIQQISNASQQVAATSQRLAANSDESMLASEKIAVNVQEIAKRAQGQLTHTYHTSQMIETISESIHTMAQNSDIVTGAATTSANVAKNGKSIIADAIHQIESANETVHASVNLIQSLGERTQQIGSIIDIITNIANQTNLLALNAAIEAARAGEQGRGFSVVANEVRKLAEQSNAATQQIADMIQEIQTETDQVIMRISDSAAQASQGLNATYKAREAFDELLKMVVEVDHQIQNSVMTIKHMSANTESMMSAIQSVVQAAEQISVKTQEATSSAEQTHTSMEEISVSSEMLANMSNSLQTTVESFKMETAQ
- the fumC gene encoding class II fumarate hydratase — protein: MQYRMEHDTMGEIQVAADKLWGAQTQRSSQNFRIGTERMPLEVIRAFAILKKGAALANQKLGRLAPDKATAIVKAAEEILAGELDDHFPLVVWQTGSGTQSNMNVNEVIAHRGNQWLEQNGSQSRIHPNDDVNMSQSSNDTFPTAMHIAGVLAIEDQVLPSLFKLQETFRQKMEDFDDIIKIGRTHLQDATPLTLGQEVSGWHRMLEKCKQMLQTSVQSMKDLAIGGTAVGTGLNTHSAFGNMAAEEISAITGKPFVSAANKFHALTSHDDIVYVHGALKALAADLMKIANDVRWLASGPRCGIGEIAIPANEPGSSIMPGKVNPTQSEALTMVVCQVLGNDMTIGFAASQGNFELNVFKPVIIYNFLQSARLLADAMRSFDDHCAIGIEPNRDVINRHLNDSLMLVTALNPYIGYEKAATIAKLAYKEGITLKAAAVKSGLLTGQEFDQMVRPEAMIHPKE
- a CDS encoding WIAG-tail domain, which codes for MLQKKKRKSGSIAKRMPKKTNQPSLAEWLTAEIENELEDADDDFDEEDEQESFESKKQEQLNLVAGSNLAQKAAKEESKETKKDVETNLDVVDNRQQSNISHDLPAQLHLVEGTNSQKDTKKEIGATNKHTEIYLDAADHQQLFKIPDKIPDQHKSLRSEREKEKKTGFIFTDDLVDQTITGEKIANRTITGEKIKQDSIDTDAIADYAIQSIKLADHSVTARKVAVASIEEEHLVDSAITGRKIRDRSISGSKLENSSITSDKLADKILDAAKIAEGAIESKHLHKEVVTTELIQDQAVTGNKIRSGTIQANHLEHGCIVTAKIGEGAVTTEKLRDAAVTEEKLAEQSVGTEQLKPLSITNYHLNEQAVRSHHIANHSVTSDHLVLSVIETKHIGNQTVTTEKLADFAVTDEKLAMESVKNYHLADLTITSDKIDNLAITTDKLDNLSVTMEKLAISAVHQHNLADASVTGEKISRSTVEAKHIVHHAIQTDHIQEKAITNKLLQERSITSEKILEASINGAHIQNKSVQSQHLCPNSIDSEHIAKKAVQAEHLANASVGVEQLADQAVRAEKLAKDSVRHEHLTNQAVGTQHIQDEAVRTEHLARGSVGASQLAPESVHFEHLSKHAIDSDNIREHAIHTRHIADGSITAEKLQTGSIETWHLSDHAIASDHIREQAIQTRHIQDRAITNKQLDANSVGEEQIQEASVGLAHLKERAVQTMHLNDHVITTAKLASESVSTDKLIDFSVTSEKLADQVITSSKLANESIKQQHLSNGAISGEKIADAAIQAHHIQQYSIGPEHFQPQIITTDHFQNGSVVTEKLAAESVTSDKISQFAITGKHIAAESITDLHLQTEAVKTQHIQNQGITTDKIQDFSITPEKLADQSIQSSKIADEAIKKHHLADGIVTAGKIADQAIQASHIDSGSVTEEHLQDQSVSEAKLQDESVTNTKLAAKSVTSDKLSTEAVTGRHIQTEAVEAKHLKAEAIRTEHLADVSVTTSKLADQSVDGQKLKAVSVTSEHLLDNCITSEKLQPAVIQACHIKDDAVTTNHVTDAAIGSRHIQANAIQSDHINTGAVGGHHLQEGSITSEKFADCAIDGSKLKPDSILTEHLTDESISGEKLKQNSICEQHIQRFAISTNHLQDELITNTKLAPRSITSEKLSKEIIDAKHIQPEAIQSAHISPGAIKPYHLDPECLSILKYSQKETDVKLLSSNEPYLSAVDETMPVPTTKAIVNVNPLQKFGVTPFQIPNMAESRDVAIEFAEPFASSNYVIVAMTNHPNCYAVLKGQTQEAATITVSRRKNFEEINGFLSWIAIGANQPEC